The nucleotide sequence CGGCGAGGTGCAACGGCGCAGCGACTACCTGCTGTACGCGCGCAACTCGCTGATCACCAGCCTGGGCTCGACCATCCTCGGCCTGTTGATCGCGGCGCCGGCCGCGTACTCGATGGCCTTCTTCCGCACGAAGAAGACGCGCGACATCCTGATGTGGATGCTCTCGACCAAGATGATGCCGGCCGTGGGCGCGCTGGTGCCGATCTACGTGCTCGCGCAGACCGCGGGCCTGCTGGATTCGCTGAGCGCGCTGACCATCGTGTTCACGCTGTCGAACCTGCCGATCATGGTCTGGATGCTCTACAGCGCCTACAAGGACATCCCGAACGAAATCCTCGAGGCCGCGCGCATGGACGGCGCGAGCCTGTGGACCGAGTTCCGCCATGTCGTGCTGCCGCTGTCGGTCGGCGGCCTCGCCTCCACCGGCCTGCTGTGCCTGGTGCTGAGCTGGAACGAGGCCTTCTGGGCGCTCAACCTCACCTCCGCCAAGGCCGGCACGCTGGCCACGCTGATCGCCTCGTACTCGAGCCCCGAGGGCCTGTTCTGGGCCAAGTTGTCGGCGGCCTCGCTGATGGCCATCGCGCCCATCGTCGTGTTCGGCTGGTTCAGCCAGAAGCAACTGGTGCAAGGCCTGACCTTCGGCGCCGTCAAGTAAAGAAAGGGAGACACCCCATGGCCTACCTCCAACTGAAGAACATCAAGAAGAGCTTCGGCGAAGTCGACATCATCAAGGGTGTCGACCTCGAGATCCAGAAAGGCGAGTTCATCGTCTTCGTCGGTCCCTCGGGCTGCGGCAAGTCAACCCTGCTGCGGCTGATCGCGGGGCTCGAGCCGATCAGCAGCGGCAACCTGCTGCTCGACGGCAAGGACATCACCTGGGCGCCCTCGGGCAAGCGCGACCTCGCGATGGTGTTCCAGAGCTATGCGCTCTATCCGCACATGAGCGTGTACGACAACATGTCCTTCGCGCTCAAGCTCGCGGGCACGAGCAAGTCCGAGATCAAGACCAAGGTCGAGCATGCGGCCAAGACGCTGAACCTCACGCAGTACCTCGACCGCCTGCCCAAGGACCTCTCGGGCGGCCAGCGCCAGCGCGTGGCCATCGGCCGCGCC is from Variovorax paradoxus and encodes:
- a CDS encoding carbohydrate ABC transporter permease, with protein sequence MQPQAPSNFLPQLLRTVGAWAVALLLFFPLGWLFLTAFKTELQAIHVPPLFIFEPTLDNFGEVQRRSDYLLYARNSLITSLGSTILGLLIAAPAAYSMAFFRTKKTRDILMWMLSTKMMPAVGALVPIYVLAQTAGLLDSLSALTIVFTLSNLPIMVWMLYSAYKDIPNEILEAARMDGASLWTEFRHVVLPLSVGGLASTGLLCLVLSWNEAFWALNLTSAKAGTLATLIASYSSPEGLFWAKLSAASLMAIAPIVVFGWFSQKQLVQGLTFGAVK